A stretch of the Tardiphaga sp. 709 genome encodes the following:
- a CDS encoding DedA family protein, translated as MDIIQKISALIAAQADWAGPLGFVIAFFGCLVGSSFVVPAAAIVTATGVLIGAGVVSWTFVLWAIGGAVLGMSVSYELGKRCGPRLLEMRMLQSRQQLVARVRGLFERYGIAAIMVGYHIGPARALVTSVAGIAGMPRLKFETASIVSAMVWIVDHALIGVIPATLIDADSPWLLPVTLGAPVVVIVLTVMLLRKAF; from the coding sequence ATGGACATTATTCAGAAAATCTCGGCGCTAATCGCCGCGCAAGCCGATTGGGCTGGACCGCTTGGCTTCGTCATCGCCTTCTTCGGATGTCTGGTCGGCTCCAGTTTCGTGGTGCCGGCCGCCGCCATCGTGACGGCGACAGGGGTGCTGATCGGCGCCGGCGTGGTGTCCTGGACTTTCGTCCTTTGGGCCATCGGCGGCGCGGTGCTCGGCATGAGCGTGTCCTATGAGCTCGGCAAACGGTGCGGGCCGAGGCTGCTGGAGATGCGGATGCTCCAATCGCGTCAGCAACTGGTGGCGCGGGTACGCGGGCTATTCGAGCGCTACGGCATCGCGGCGATCATGGTCGGCTACCATATCGGGCCGGCGCGCGCACTGGTCACCAGCGTCGCGGGCATCGCCGGCATGCCGCGTCTGAAGTTCGAAACCGCCAGTATCGTGTCCGCAATGGTCTGGATCGTCGATCATGCCTTGATCGGCGTCATTCCCGCCACACTCATCGACGCCGACAGTCCGTGGCTGCTGCCGGTGACATTGGGAGCGCCGGTCGTCGTGATCGTTCTGACCGTGATGTTGCTGCGCAAGGCGTTCTAG
- a CDS encoding PrsW family glutamic-type intramembrane protease, whose protein sequence is MNLLESLPTVIGIAAVAPALLLLWLVIAADERPGPPGLVWASFLLGAASISLLGYARALFAAIPGLTDNPTLAMVLHAVFGVAAPEEIVKIFVIIAVSTQRARTADPMDTVVYGAAAGLGFAAYENLVYLLQYPEMWRTLAVLRSVLTVPFHGALGVIAGAYIAITRSGRALGAHRRDGWAFIRTPMLIVLAPVTLHACFDLPLLTLQRHPEIVGVMRRVLEAAGVVIGFGTIALAARLVRRIGAHHAPHTEVSRERLSQLRGMWALLVAGGGAGFAGTAFLLTSIHHWFTNPARNVTMVLIPLGLASIAIGAVLLVLTTTAYILGRNRMRTAAPAMTMQS, encoded by the coding sequence ATGAACCTGCTCGAATCGCTCCCCACCGTGATCGGTATCGCCGCCGTGGCACCAGCTCTGCTGTTGCTGTGGCTGGTGATTGCTGCCGATGAACGGCCGGGACCGCCCGGGTTGGTCTGGGCGTCATTCCTGCTGGGGGCCGCCAGCATCTCCCTGCTCGGCTATGCCCGCGCGCTGTTCGCGGCAATTCCGGGTCTTACGGACAACCCGACCCTGGCCATGGTGCTCCACGCCGTGTTTGGCGTCGCCGCGCCGGAGGAGATCGTGAAGATCTTCGTCATCATCGCGGTGTCCACCCAGCGCGCCCGGACGGCCGATCCAATGGACACGGTGGTTTACGGCGCCGCCGCCGGCCTCGGCTTCGCCGCCTACGAGAATCTCGTCTATCTCCTGCAATATCCCGAGATGTGGCGGACGCTCGCGGTGCTGCGCAGCGTACTGACCGTGCCGTTTCACGGCGCGCTCGGCGTCATCGCCGGCGCCTATATCGCCATCACCCGCTCCGGCCGCGCGCTCGGCGCCCATCGCCGCGACGGCTGGGCTTTCATTCGCACACCCATGCTCATTGTTCTCGCGCCGGTGACGCTGCATGCCTGTTTCGATCTTCCTTTGCTGACGCTGCAGCGACATCCGGAGATCGTCGGCGTGATGCGCCGCGTGCTCGAGGCCGCCGGCGTGGTGATTGGCTTCGGCACCATTGCGCTGGCGGCGCGGCTGGTCAGGCGGATCGGCGCGCATCATGCGCCACATACCGAGGTGTCACGCGAGCGGCTCAGCCAGTTGCGCGGCATGTGGGCGCTGCTGGTCGCCGGCGGCGGCGCGGGCTTTGCCGGCACAGCCTTTTTGCTGACCTCGATTCATCACTGGTTTACGAACCCGGCGCGCAACGTCACCATGGTGCTGATCCCACTCGGTCTGGCATCGATCGCCATCGGGGCAGTGCTGCTGGTGCTGACGACGACGGCCTATATTCTCGGTCGCAACCGCATGCGCACGGCCGCACCGGCCATGACCATGCAGTCGTAA
- a CDS encoding HdeD family acid-resistance protein — translation MTMPPNLAELQSKMSAAVRAHWKAFLIEGIVLVILGFAAMIVPQVASIAVTVMLGWMFFISGVAALLMTFWARQTPGFIWSLISAILGIGAGIILLTRPAESTLTLTFVVGVYFLAEGVATIMYALQHRKELSERWSWMAFSGLMDIVIAFIIISGLPGTAAWAIGLMVGINLVIGGASLIGLAMAARKKA, via the coding sequence ATGACCATGCCGCCCAACCTCGCCGAGTTGCAATCGAAGATGAGCGCCGCCGTGCGCGCACATTGGAAGGCATTTCTGATCGAGGGCATCGTGCTGGTGATCCTCGGCTTCGCCGCGATGATCGTGCCGCAGGTGGCCAGTATCGCCGTTACCGTCATGCTTGGCTGGATGTTCTTCATCTCGGGCGTTGCAGCGCTGCTGATGACTTTCTGGGCCCGTCAGACACCAGGCTTCATCTGGTCGCTGATTTCAGCAATCCTCGGCATCGGCGCCGGCATCATTCTGCTTACGCGCCCGGCCGAAAGCACGCTGACACTGACATTCGTGGTTGGCGTCTATTTCCTCGCCGAGGGCGTAGCGACCATCATGTACGCGCTCCAGCATCGCAAGGAATTGTCGGAGCGCTGGAGCTGGATGGCCTTCTCCGGCCTGATGGATATCGTGATCGCCTTCATCATCATCTCGGGCCTGCCCGGCACGGCAGCCTGGGCCATCGGCTTGATGGTCGGCATCAATCTGGTGATCGGCGGCGCTTCGCTGATCGGCTTGGCGATGGCCGCCCGCAAGAAGGCCTGA